The Nicotiana tomentosiformis chromosome 2, ASM39032v3, whole genome shotgun sequence genome includes the window taccgaaacctatcaaaccacgtccgattgatctcaaattttgcacacaagtcataatcgacATTACGGacgtactccaacttccaaaatcagaatccgactccaatatcaaaaagtccactaccggtcaaacttcccaaaattttaacttttgccatttcaagcctaatttagctacagacctccaaaacacaatcctaacacgctcccaagtccaaaatcacccaacggagctaacggaaatgacaaaactccattccggagtcgtcttcatacagttccaactacggtcaaaatcttagaCTTTAGCTACaactttagggactaagtgtcccaaaacgcTCCGAAAACAAAACCAAAgactcccggcaagtcacataagcagaaagaggaagcagtaaataggatatcggggctattactctctaAACGACCGGAAGGTTCGTTACAACTATGTGTgttaattcatttcaaaacctcaccggacccgaaccaattaccccggcaagtcacgtaaccactgTAAAgaataaattaagcagtaaatggaggaacaagactgtaatactcaaaacaaccagtcgggtcgttacagattttGTCGGAAATATGgtcgaaaatatttttaaaaaatataattgatattttttttaaaattccgaccgatttcgtcTGAAATTTTAGTCGAAAATTTACGATTTTCTAGTAGTGAATTGGTCATCTAAGCAAAGGGATTCAATATACGAGTCGAAAAATAATGTATACGTCAGCCAAATCAATATTACAGAGTGTTATGTGTTTTCATCTTGGAATCATGAACAGATGTGAGAAGCCAACAACAAATTAATGGTAAAATAGTTCTCTCTTTCGTCCATAATAAGTGGTtttttacataatcaagaaggaattaactttatttttttcaaaatttgtccTTATTtttgacaaggtgggttgctctgatggtaagcaccctccacttccaaccaagaggttgtgagttcgagttaccccaacagtaaggtggggagtttttggagggaaggatgccgagggtcatttggaaacagcctctctactccagggtaggggtaaggtctgcgtacacactaccctccccagactccactagtgggattatactgggttgttgttattgttgttgttgttgtccttATTTAATTATCCCAATGCATTAAgttaaaaatatacaaattttaattATGAGTAATTTAGTCAAAACGCCTATTTTTTTTAGAAGttagtattttcttaaggggtgtgtcaaagataaaagaaaaaaggtCAAGGAAAACATCATATCCAAATTTAAATTTCGTGAATTAAATAGATTTAACTAAATTACCCGTAAAAATAACACTCCTGTAAATTAATATTAGTAATAATATAATGTTGCacttttaaaatatcataaaATGGAACCAGAATCGTGTGAATTGGGATAGATTTGTGCTAATTATATTACTAGGAATAAACAAACAATGTATTTTTTCCTTCAATCTCTAACATTTTTAGGCGGTTTTAAACCTAGAAGTATTTATTTGGTTTTTTTATTTATCTACGAAGTAGTActgtatttgaaaaatatttataaaagaaaAACACTCCCCTTTCCTTATTTGATATGGTTTATGTAAGAATACTTTTCCTACACTGACATGGTTTATGCAAATTTAGTTTGCAGCTGCTTATGTACTTTTCCATATTTTCTTTTGTCGTTTTGACTTCCTACTTCAACTAGGATACTAAAAACCCTAGTAGTATTCTATAAAAACAAACCAAAGCCCTTCAATTCCTCATGCATTGAAATCATTCAAAGCTCTCTCAAGAAAGCAAAACACTCCATTCAGATTTTTCACCTTCACAATGTCTTCCAAGAAACTCTTAGTCTTAAAGACAAGAGATGGCGAGGAATTCGAACTTGACGAGGCAGTGGCCGTGAGGTCAGAAGCCATCAAAAATATGGTGGAAGATGATTGCGCTTCAAACGCCATTCCTCTGCCTAATGTCGACAGTAAAACAATGGCCAAAGTGGTCGAATACTGGAAAAAACACTCCGAGGAGGGCGTCTCCGGGGACGAGTTGAAGGATTTTGACAAGAATTTTGTGAAGGTGCTGAATTACTCAGAGTTGTATGATCTAATTTTAGCTGCTAATTATCTTAATGATAAGGAGCTATTGGATATATTGTGTCAAG containing:
- the LOC104114675 gene encoding SKP1-like protein 1; its protein translation is MSSKKLLVLKTRDGEEFELDEAVAVRSEAIKNMVEDDCASNAIPLPNVDSKTMAKVVEYWKKHSEEGVSGDELKDFDKNFVKVLNYSELYDLILAANYLNDKELLDILCQETADRIKGKTPEEIRKAFNIKNDFTPEEEEQIRQENAWAFD